A genomic window from Rhodococcus sp. KBS0724 includes:
- a CDS encoding nitrate/nitrite transporter has protein sequence MVSHYIEHWDAEDVDAWESGGKDIAKRNLIWSVVAEHVGFSIWSIWSVMVLFMPTEIYGIDAAGKFFLVAVPTLVGSILRIPYTVATARFGGRNWTVMSALFLFIPTLLTLYLMMNPGASYTTFMLVAATAGIGGGNFASSMTNINAFYPQRLKGWALGLNAGGGNIGVPMIQLIGLLVIATVGNRAPWIVCAVYLVFIAAAAVGAALFMDNLGNQKSDLRSMAKALKFSESWVISFLYIGTFGSFIGFSFAFGQVLQINFLAGGATPAAAALHAAQIAFIGPLLGSIARPLGGKLADRIGGGKITMWTFVAMAFAASILVTAGTMDDNTAGVASAGIMVTFVLGFIALFLLSGIGNGSVYKMIPAIFEAKAQSFDHMDRAEKATWSRSISGALIGFAGAVGGLGGVGINLVLRASYTSPAKSATMAFWVFLAFYIACIAVTWFVFLRKPSTLTTDVDDVKVSVTA, from the coding sequence CTGGTGAGTCATTACATCGAGCATTGGGATGCAGAGGACGTCGACGCCTGGGAATCCGGCGGCAAGGACATCGCGAAGCGAAACCTGATCTGGTCAGTCGTAGCCGAACACGTCGGCTTCTCGATCTGGTCGATCTGGTCCGTCATGGTGCTGTTCATGCCCACAGAGATCTACGGCATCGACGCGGCCGGAAAGTTCTTCCTCGTCGCGGTTCCCACCTTGGTGGGTTCGATCCTCCGCATTCCATACACGGTCGCCACCGCGCGCTTCGGTGGTCGCAACTGGACAGTTATGAGTGCGCTGTTCCTTTTCATACCAACACTTCTCACGCTGTATCTGATGATGAACCCGGGTGCGTCGTACACCACCTTCATGTTGGTGGCGGCCACGGCCGGCATCGGCGGCGGTAACTTCGCGTCGTCGATGACCAACATCAACGCCTTCTACCCGCAGCGACTCAAGGGATGGGCGCTCGGTCTCAACGCAGGCGGCGGAAACATCGGTGTTCCGATGATCCAGCTGATCGGTCTGCTGGTGATCGCCACCGTCGGCAACCGCGCTCCGTGGATCGTGTGCGCTGTTTACCTCGTGTTCATCGCGGCGGCAGCGGTCGGCGCTGCACTGTTCATGGACAACCTGGGCAACCAGAAGTCGGACCTGCGTTCGATGGCCAAGGCGCTCAAGTTCTCCGAGTCCTGGGTGATCAGCTTCCTGTACATCGGTACGTTCGGCTCCTTCATCGGATTCAGCTTCGCCTTCGGTCAGGTTCTGCAGATCAACTTCCTCGCCGGCGGTGCCACTCCGGCCGCGGCGGCGCTGCATGCAGCACAGATCGCGTTCATCGGACCGCTCCTCGGCTCGATCGCTCGCCCCCTCGGCGGCAAACTGGCCGACCGGATCGGCGGCGGCAAGATCACGATGTGGACGTTTGTCGCCATGGCATTCGCGGCATCGATCCTCGTGACGGCCGGAACGATGGACGACAACACCGCAGGCGTCGCAAGTGCCGGGATCATGGTGACGTTCGTTCTCGGGTTCATCGCCCTGTTCCTGCTCTCGGGTATCGGCAACGGATCCGTGTACAAGATGATCCCCGCGATCTTCGAGGCGAAGGCTCAGAGCTTCGACCACATGGATCGGGCCGAAAAGGCAACGTGGTCGCGCAGCATATCCGGTGCGCTCATCGGATTTGCCGGTGCGGTAGGCGGTTTGGGCGGTGTCGGCATCAACCTGGTGCTGCGCGCGTCGTACACCAGCCCCGCCAAGTCGGCCACCATGGCGTTCTGGGTGTTCCTCGCCTTCTACATCGCCTGCATCGCGGTGACCTGGTTCGTCTTCCTGCGCAAGCCGTCCACGCTGACCACAGACGTCGACGACGTGAAGGTTTCAGTCACAGCCTGA
- a CDS encoding CynX/NimT family MFS transporter, translated as MTAQLERTEPRSLVKGRVLVFAAIAMSALVLRLAVTSFSPLASQIQDEFGFSGSVVGVFGMVPTAMFAAFGLITPALAKRLGLERTALIAMIMAAVGMLLRAMMSQTWSLLALSALALAGMGIGNVVIPPLVKRYFSDRLATMSSVYIVAVQIGTIVPAFVAVPVADAFGWRFSIGWWAAFGFAAAVPWLITLARSRNADAETVVAPVADASRRGQVWRSPVAWGMAGMFGMTSLITYSMFTWIPSILGDAGASDAFGGTMVGVFSVMGLVSAFGAPTLCARIANPFPVVIACAACYLIGFAGLYFAPMAAPIVWVVVLGLGPSTFPMALTLINLRTRSHVGSSALSGFTQGIGYTVACLGPLLFGVFHDATDGYAAPFGLLVVAVVVVLVGAYQACKPRMLEDSWHAR; from the coding sequence GTGACTGCTCAACTGGAGAGAACAGAACCCCGCTCGCTCGTCAAAGGCCGTGTGCTCGTCTTCGCTGCCATTGCCATGTCTGCGCTCGTACTTCGCCTTGCGGTGACGTCGTTCTCTCCGCTCGCATCGCAGATCCAGGACGAGTTCGGTTTTTCCGGTTCTGTGGTCGGCGTCTTCGGGATGGTGCCGACGGCTATGTTCGCCGCCTTCGGTCTCATCACGCCGGCCCTGGCGAAGCGGCTCGGTCTCGAACGTACCGCGTTGATTGCCATGATCATGGCGGCGGTCGGAATGCTGTTGCGCGCCATGATGTCTCAAACCTGGTCGTTGCTGGCCCTGTCGGCTCTCGCGCTGGCGGGTATGGGTATCGGCAACGTCGTGATCCCACCGTTGGTCAAGCGGTACTTCTCCGATCGCCTTGCCACCATGAGTTCGGTCTACATCGTGGCCGTGCAGATCGGCACCATCGTTCCGGCCTTTGTCGCGGTTCCCGTGGCCGACGCCTTCGGATGGAGATTCTCCATCGGATGGTGGGCTGCCTTCGGATTTGCCGCCGCCGTTCCGTGGTTGATCACTCTGGCACGCTCGCGCAACGCCGACGCAGAAACGGTTGTGGCACCGGTCGCCGACGCGAGTCGCCGCGGTCAGGTGTGGCGTTCACCCGTTGCCTGGGGGATGGCAGGCATGTTCGGTATGACGTCGCTGATCACCTACTCGATGTTCACGTGGATCCCGTCGATCCTCGGCGACGCCGGCGCCAGTGATGCCTTCGGTGGAACCATGGTCGGTGTTTTCTCGGTGATGGGTCTGGTCTCGGCCTTCGGTGCGCCGACGCTCTGCGCCCGGATCGCCAATCCGTTCCCCGTAGTGATCGCGTGTGCTGCTTGTTATCTCATCGGCTTTGCCGGCCTGTACTTTGCGCCGATGGCCGCACCGATCGTCTGGGTGGTTGTCCTGGGCCTTGGTCCGAGCACCTTCCCGATGGCGCTGACACTGATCAACCTCCGTACGCGTTCGCACGTCGGATCATCGGCGTTGTCCGGCTTCACTCAGGGCATCGGTTACACGGTGGCCTGCCTTGGACCGTTGCTGTTCGGCGTGTTTCACGACGCGACGGACGGCTATGCGGCGCCCTTCGGATTGCTCGTCGTTGCTGTCGTCGTGGTGCTGGTCGGCGCCTATCAGGCCTGCAAGCCGCGGATGCTCGAGGACTCCTGGCACGCTCGATAG
- a CDS encoding FadR/GntR family transcriptional regulator — protein MQPVRRASLISQVTEQLRDEIRSGTWPVGTRIPTEPELTELTGTGRNTVREAVQALVHAGMLERRQGSGTYVVALSDLGSTLGNYFAGAHERDVLELRRALDITAATLAAARRTDDDVAELTRLLAVRAATWEGHDTTAAAVADAALHRAIVAASHNVVYLEFYDSLLPVIESTIHQHIDATGEGFHSRHQNLVAAVIAGDARAASDAARDLFEGLVADFG, from the coding sequence GTGCAACCCGTTCGACGCGCCAGCCTCATCTCACAGGTCACCGAACAACTCCGCGACGAAATACGGAGCGGAACGTGGCCCGTCGGAACGAGGATCCCCACCGAACCCGAACTGACGGAACTGACGGGCACCGGGCGCAACACCGTGCGCGAGGCCGTGCAGGCACTGGTCCACGCGGGCATGCTCGAGCGCCGACAAGGCTCGGGAACCTACGTTGTCGCACTCTCCGATCTGGGAAGCACCCTCGGCAACTACTTCGCCGGAGCGCACGAGCGCGACGTACTCGAACTCCGGCGAGCACTCGATATCACCGCGGCGACGCTAGCGGCCGCCCGGCGCACAGACGACGACGTCGCCGAGCTGACACGCCTGCTCGCGGTCCGGGCAGCCACCTGGGAGGGTCACGACACCACAGCGGCCGCCGTCGCCGACGCGGCACTACACCGCGCGATTGTCGCGGCCAGCCACAATGTGGTGTACCTGGAGTTCTACGACTCCCTGCTTCCCGTCATCGAATCAACGATCCATCAGCACATCGACGCCACCGGAGAGGGATTCCACAGCCGGCACCAAAACCTCGTGGCGGCGGTCATCGCTGGCGACGCTCGGGCCGCCTCGGATGCAGCGCGCGATCTTTTCGAAGGCCTGGTCGCCGACTTCGGCTGA
- a CDS encoding TIGR02569 family protein, producing MSTGQPPQHVCSTFGLREVEPIPLGADWDGGWLCGDVVLSAVADHARAAWSAKVRENLEVDGVRLARPVRSTDGRYVVSGWRADTFIVGTPEPRHDEVVSMSCRLHAATASLERPRFLAQPPVPPWAEVDVFVAADRAAWETVPLRIAKGVEQLESPTPDGRKSLELIAGLATLRKPVQSPDQLVHGDLFGTVLFSGSMAPGITDITPYWRPAAWAAAVAVVDAISWGGADEALVGRWEDLPEWPQMLLRAVMFRLAVHVLHPRSTADAFPGLARTSDIVRLLL from the coding sequence GTGAGCACAGGCCAACCTCCCCAGCACGTGTGCTCCACCTTCGGCCTCCGCGAAGTTGAGCCCATCCCACTCGGTGCGGATTGGGACGGCGGTTGGCTGTGTGGAGACGTCGTCCTCTCTGCTGTCGCGGATCATGCGCGCGCGGCCTGGTCGGCAAAAGTGCGTGAGAATCTCGAAGTCGACGGGGTGCGTCTGGCCCGTCCGGTCCGTTCCACTGACGGTCGATACGTCGTATCGGGCTGGCGTGCAGACACTTTCATCGTCGGAACGCCTGAACCACGGCACGACGAGGTTGTCTCCATGTCGTGCCGGCTCCACGCCGCTACGGCGTCGCTGGAGCGTCCACGGTTCCTCGCCCAGCCGCCTGTCCCGCCGTGGGCCGAGGTCGACGTGTTTGTCGCCGCCGACCGCGCGGCCTGGGAAACGGTTCCGCTGAGAATTGCGAAGGGCGTCGAGCAGCTCGAGTCGCCGACACCCGATGGACGGAAGAGCCTCGAACTGATCGCGGGCCTTGCCACGCTCCGTAAACCGGTTCAGAGTCCCGACCAATTGGTGCACGGTGACCTGTTCGGCACCGTTCTGTTCTCGGGCAGCATGGCGCCCGGAATCACCGACATCACGCCGTACTGGCGACCGGCGGCCTGGGCCGCAGCTGTTGCGGTTGTCGACGCCATATCGTGGGGCGGCGCCGACGAGGCTCTGGTGGGTCGGTGGGAGGATCTGCCGGAGTGGCCGCAGATGCTGCTTCGCGCCGTGATGTTCCGCTTGGCCGTTCATGTGCTGCACCCCCGGTCGACGGCGGACGCGTTTCCCGGTCTGGCCCGCACCTCCGATATCGTCCGGTTGCTTCTCTAG
- the moeZ gene encoding adenylyltransferase/sulfurtransferase MoeZ yields the protein MSASPVVLPPLVEPATELSREEVARYSRHLIIPNVGMSGQKRLKNAKVLFIGAGGLGSPALLYLAAAGVGTIGIVDFDEVDMSNLQRQVIHGRSDVGRSKAVSARESILEINDHVDVRLHEFRLDNSNAVELFSQYDLILDGTDNFATRYLVNDAAVIAGKPYVWGSIYRFEGQVSVFWEDAPGGVGLNYRDLYPEAPPPGMVPSCAEGGVLGVLPATVGSIMATEAVKLITGIGEPLLGRLMMYDALSMTFRTIRLQRDPSRTPVTELIDYDEFCGVVSDEASAAATGSTITAPELAQLIASGRGLQLVDVREPVEWDIMHLPDAVLVPKGRIVSGEALASLPQNKQIVLYCKTGIRSAEALAVVKSAGFADAVHLQGGAIAWAKQVDTSLPLY from the coding sequence GTGTCCGCATCACCCGTCGTCCTGCCACCTCTGGTGGAACCAGCCACTGAGTTGAGCCGGGAAGAAGTTGCCAGGTACAGCAGGCACCTGATCATTCCGAACGTCGGGATGTCGGGTCAGAAGCGACTCAAGAACGCGAAGGTCCTGTTCATCGGGGCCGGCGGACTCGGATCGCCCGCTCTGCTCTACCTCGCTGCGGCGGGAGTGGGAACGATCGGCATCGTCGATTTCGACGAAGTCGACATGTCGAATTTGCAGCGGCAGGTCATTCACGGCCGCTCGGACGTCGGCCGCTCCAAGGCGGTCAGCGCACGCGAGTCGATTCTCGAGATCAACGACCACGTCGACGTGCGCTTGCACGAGTTCCGCCTCGACAACTCCAATGCGGTGGAATTGTTCTCGCAGTACGACCTCATCCTCGACGGCACCGACAACTTCGCGACGCGCTATCTCGTGAACGACGCGGCCGTCATCGCAGGCAAGCCGTACGTGTGGGGTTCGATTTATCGCTTCGAAGGCCAGGTTTCCGTGTTCTGGGAAGACGCGCCGGGGGGAGTGGGTCTGAACTATCGCGATCTGTATCCCGAAGCTCCGCCGCCGGGCATGGTGCCGTCGTGTGCGGAGGGCGGTGTGCTCGGCGTCCTGCCCGCCACTGTGGGTTCGATCATGGCAACCGAGGCCGTGAAACTGATCACGGGAATCGGCGAACCGTTGCTGGGCCGCCTGATGATGTACGACGCGTTGTCGATGACGTTCCGCACAATCCGGTTGCAACGTGATCCGTCGCGGACGCCGGTAACGGAACTGATCGATTACGACGAGTTCTGTGGCGTGGTGTCCGACGAAGCGAGTGCCGCTGCGACCGGTTCGACGATCACCGCACCCGAACTCGCGCAGTTGATCGCGAGCGGTCGCGGGTTGCAGCTCGTTGACGTGCGAGAACCCGTCGAGTGGGACATCATGCACTTGCCGGATGCGGTTCTGGTTCCGAAGGGGCGGATCGTCTCGGGTGAGGCGTTGGCGTCGTTGCCGCAGAACAAGCAGATAGTTCTGTACTGCAAAACCGGTATCCGGTCGGCCGAGGCGCTTGCTGTCGTCAAGAGCGCGGGGTTCGCCGATGCCGTCCATCTGCAGGGTGGTGCCATCGCGTGGGCAAAACAGGTGGATACTTCTCTGCCGCTCTACTAG
- a CDS encoding DUF3152 domain-containing protein has translation MRGRSTQNPDRDELRMRSGVSEPWGNPDGEERVQEAPMQEDRTHEDRMYGERDYRGIASHQPLRAQWDPTKRQVGKTPRTPRPDRSARKQSRLGKFVATYGWRAYAIPVLVILTIFVIFDALRSDPVSDSSSSTKATADLAHSTDGTDVIGAPPAADGQFAASIPSGALPEGGPFAVTGGGTWHIVPGTTGKVGQGTEREFTYTVEIEDGVDTTGFGGDESYGRMIDQTLANPKSWTNDPKVAFRRIDSGSPDFRISLTSQMTIREGCGYEIELEGSCYNPGMDRVLLNEPRWVRGAISFQGDIGSYRQYQINHEVGHAIGYAQHQPCETEGGLAPIMMQQTFGTANNDIAVLDPDGVVPMNGLTCRFNPWPYPRA, from the coding sequence ATGCGTGGACGATCTACGCAGAACCCTGACCGTGACGAGCTTCGAATGCGCAGCGGAGTGAGCGAGCCGTGGGGCAACCCCGACGGTGAAGAGCGTGTGCAGGAAGCGCCGATGCAGGAAGACCGTACGCACGAGGACCGTATGTACGGAGAGCGCGACTACCGAGGAATTGCGTCGCACCAGCCGTTGCGAGCGCAGTGGGATCCCACGAAGAGACAGGTGGGAAAGACCCCACGCACCCCGCGGCCGGATCGCAGCGCCCGCAAGCAGAGCCGGTTGGGCAAGTTCGTTGCGACGTACGGGTGGCGGGCGTACGCAATTCCCGTGCTCGTGATTCTGACGATATTCGTGATCTTCGACGCTCTGCGTTCCGATCCTGTCTCGGATTCCTCGTCGTCGACGAAGGCAACTGCCGATCTCGCGCACAGCACCGACGGGACCGATGTCATCGGGGCGCCGCCGGCTGCCGACGGCCAGTTCGCGGCGTCGATACCGTCCGGAGCGCTTCCGGAGGGCGGACCGTTTGCGGTCACCGGTGGTGGCACGTGGCACATCGTCCCCGGAACTACCGGCAAGGTCGGCCAGGGCACGGAGCGTGAGTTCACCTATACCGTCGAAATCGAGGACGGTGTCGATACGACCGGATTCGGTGGCGACGAGTCGTACGGCCGGATGATCGATCAGACGCTGGCCAATCCCAAGAGTTGGACCAACGATCCGAAGGTTGCGTTCCGGCGGATCGATTCCGGTTCTCCCGATTTCCGTATCTCGTTGACCTCCCAGATGACCATCCGTGAAGGTTGTGGCTACGAGATCGAACTCGAAGGCTCGTGCTACAACCCGGGTATGGATCGAGTTCTGCTCAACGAGCCGCGATGGGTTCGTGGAGCAATCTCGTTCCAGGGTGACATCGGTTCGTACCGGCAATATCAGATCAACCACGAAGTCGGCCATGCCATCGGGTACGCCCAACATCAGCCGTGCGAAACCGAAGGTGGTTTGGCGCCGATCATGATGCAGCAGACGTTCGGAACCGCGAACAACGACATCGCGGTCCTCGATCCGGACGGGGTCGTCCCGATGAACGGACTGACCTGCCGCTTCAACCCGTGGCCGTATCCGAGAGCGTGA
- a CDS encoding TetR/AcrR family transcriptional regulator, whose amino-acid sequence MTELADRTESDRGTSAGKPAGTRRSTRLPRDARRLQLLAAASEVFVANGYHSAGMDEIAECAGVSKPVLYQHFPGKLELYVAVLQSYVDSLISGVRQALRSTTDNKQRVRAAVQAFFDFVDNDSQGFRLVFESDIMGEPQVQTRVEQATEACVDAVFDLVSHDSGLDPYRARILAVGLVGASQYTARYWLEAARPIPKEEAIEITVTLAWGGLSRVPLQS is encoded by the coding sequence ATGACAGAACTCGCGGATCGGACAGAATCCGATCGCGGTACATCGGCCGGTAAGCCGGCTGGAACCCGTCGCAGCACCCGCCTTCCGCGAGATGCACGCCGACTCCAACTCCTCGCCGCTGCCAGCGAGGTGTTCGTAGCCAACGGCTACCACTCTGCGGGTATGGACGAGATCGCCGAATGCGCGGGCGTCAGCAAGCCGGTCTTGTACCAGCATTTCCCAGGCAAACTCGAACTGTATGTAGCAGTTCTGCAGAGCTACGTCGACAGTCTCATCTCCGGTGTCCGACAGGCCCTGCGCTCCACTACCGACAACAAACAACGCGTACGCGCCGCCGTGCAGGCATTCTTCGATTTTGTCGACAACGATTCACAGGGCTTCCGCCTCGTCTTCGAGTCCGACATCATGGGTGAGCCGCAGGTCCAGACGCGGGTCGAGCAAGCCACCGAAGCGTGCGTCGACGCAGTCTTCGACCTGGTCAGCCACGATTCCGGCCTCGACCCCTACCGGGCGCGCATCCTTGCCGTCGGCCTGGTGGGCGCTAGCCAGTACACAGCACGGTACTGGCTGGAGGCAGCTCGCCCGATCCCCAAGGAAGAAGCCATCGAGATCACGGTGACTCTGGCGTGGGGCGGTCTGTCGAGAGTGCCACTGCAGTCCTAA
- a CDS encoding DUF3107 domain-containing protein codes for MEVKIGVIDSPRELIVNSEQTPDEVEALVSGVLGGGEPVLSLVDDKGRKFLVQASRVAYVEIGPSDIRKVGFAPTV; via the coding sequence GTGGAGGTCAAGATCGGTGTAATCGACAGCCCGCGTGAGCTCATCGTCAACAGCGAACAGACCCCGGACGAGGTTGAGGCATTGGTCTCAGGCGTCCTCGGTGGCGGCGAGCCCGTTCTTTCGCTCGTCGACGACAAGGGCCGCAAGTTCCTGGTGCAGGCGAGCCGCGTTGCATACGTGGAGATCGGTCCGTCCGATATCCGCAAGGTTGGGTTTGCGCCTACCGTCTGA
- a CDS encoding ferritin-like fold-containing protein encodes MGAHDLDASTDTGTAGRVPSDHPGVIDLFAVLAYGEISAFYRLSEDAQMAPDLHGKVAFASMAAAEMAHFETLSTALTERGHEIFAVMDPFVRALDNYHASTTPSTWMESLVKAYVGDGIAADFYREIGHSLPEDVAEIVEDVLSQTGHSEFVVLEVKAAVEASSRVKDRLMLWGRRLLGEAITQAQFVLAQRDDLTDLVISASGDLNGVVALFDGMQEKHAERMATLGLV; translated from the coding sequence ATGGGCGCACACGATCTTGATGCTTCGACTGACACTGGAACCGCCGGCCGGGTGCCTTCCGACCATCCCGGCGTGATCGATTTGTTCGCGGTACTCGCGTACGGCGAGATATCAGCGTTCTATCGCTTGTCCGAAGACGCGCAGATGGCACCTGACCTGCATGGGAAGGTTGCATTTGCCAGCATGGCAGCGGCCGAGATGGCGCACTTCGAGACGTTGAGTACAGCTCTGACGGAACGTGGGCACGAGATTTTTGCGGTCATGGATCCCTTCGTTCGAGCACTGGACAACTACCACGCGTCGACCACCCCGTCGACGTGGATGGAATCCCTCGTGAAGGCGTACGTCGGCGACGGAATTGCTGCCGACTTCTATCGGGAAATCGGTCACTCGTTGCCGGAGGACGTGGCCGAGATCGTCGAGGACGTTCTCTCCCAGACCGGACATTCCGAATTCGTGGTCCTCGAAGTGAAGGCCGCAGTGGAGGCGAGTAGCCGCGTCAAGGACCGTCTCATGCTGTGGGGACGCCGACTGCTCGGTGAGGCGATCACCCAGGCGCAGTTTGTTCTCGCACAGCGCGACGATCTCACCGACCTGGTGATTTCCGCCTCGGGTGATCTCAATGGCGTGGTCGCGTTGTTCGACGGTATGCAGGAAAAGCATGCCGAGCGGATGGCCACGCTCGGACTGGTCTGA
- a CDS encoding DEAD/DEAH box helicase — protein sequence MSVQLDDTHVPPTFAELGVRDEIVRALNEIGIERTFAIQELTLPLALAGDDLIGQARTGMGKTFGFGVPLLHRIATASNGTAALDGTPRALIIVPTRELCIQVARDLENASKYLRVGDRGLQVLPIYGGRPYEAQIAALQKGVDVVVGTPGRLLDLANQSHLILGKVGVLVLDEADEMLDLGFLPDIERLMGMVPDKRQTMLFSATMPGPIITLARTFLTQPTHIRAEEAESSAVHDRTSQHIYRAHALDKAEMVARVLQAEGRGATMIFTRTKRTAQKVADDLAERGFSVGAVHGDLGQIAREKALKGFRNGKVDVLVATDVAARGIDIDDVTHVINYQCPEDEKTYVHRIGRTGRAGRTGIAVTLVDWDDIPRWQLIDKALSLGMPDPVETYSSSPHLYEELSIPADAKGTIRKAAPEKAQAAPEKANAEKKAAADSDGTEEKAAPRRNRTRRRTRAGSESADATQTTAAQTTAAQTTAAQTTAAPTADAAAPADDAAASADSDAASKPRRRRRRRPAQAVAAAAAE from the coding sequence GTGTCAGTCCAGCTCGACGACACCCATGTACCCCCGACGTTTGCCGAACTCGGTGTCCGCGACGAAATCGTCCGCGCGCTGAACGAGATCGGCATCGAACGCACTTTTGCCATCCAGGAACTCACACTTCCGTTGGCTCTCGCCGGCGACGACCTCATCGGTCAGGCCCGCACCGGAATGGGCAAGACCTTCGGTTTCGGCGTCCCGCTGCTGCACCGCATCGCCACTGCCTCCAATGGCACCGCTGCCCTCGACGGCACGCCCCGCGCCTTGATCATCGTCCCGACCCGCGAACTGTGCATCCAGGTTGCTCGCGACCTCGAGAACGCCAGTAAGTACCTCCGCGTCGGAGATCGCGGTCTCCAGGTTCTGCCCATCTACGGCGGCCGTCCCTACGAAGCTCAGATCGCGGCACTCCAGAAGGGCGTCGACGTTGTTGTCGGCACCCCGGGCCGCCTGCTCGACCTCGCGAACCAGTCGCACCTGATTCTCGGCAAGGTCGGCGTTCTCGTCCTCGACGAAGCCGACGAAATGCTCGACCTCGGCTTCCTGCCCGACATCGAACGCCTCATGGGCATGGTCCCCGACAAGCGTCAGACGATGCTGTTCTCCGCGACCATGCCTGGCCCGATCATCACCCTGGCGCGCACCTTCCTGACGCAGCCGACGCACATCCGTGCCGAGGAAGCCGAATCGTCCGCCGTGCACGATCGCACGAGCCAGCACATCTACCGTGCACACGCACTCGACAAGGCCGAGATGGTCGCCCGCGTGCTGCAGGCCGAAGGTCGCGGCGCAACCATGATCTTCACCCGCACCAAACGCACCGCCCAGAAAGTCGCCGACGATCTCGCCGAGCGCGGCTTCTCCGTCGGCGCCGTCCACGGTGACCTCGGACAGATCGCCCGCGAGAAGGCTCTGAAGGGCTTCCGCAACGGCAAGGTCGACGTTCTGGTCGCCACCGACGTCGCTGCTCGCGGTATCGACATCGACGACGTCACCCACGTCATCAACTACCAGTGCCCTGAAGACGAGAAGACGTACGTCCACCGCATCGGCCGCACCGGCCGCGCCGGACGCACCGGCATTGCCGTCACGCTGGTCGACTGGGACGACATCCCTCGCTGGCAGCTCATCGACAAGGCACTGAGCCTCGGAATGCCCGACCCGGTCGAGACGTACTCGAGCTCTCCGCACCTGTACGAAGAGTTGTCCATCCCGGCCGACGCCAAGGGGACCATCCGCAAGGCTGCGCCGGAGAAGGCACAAGCCGCACCCGAAAAGGCGAACGCGGAAAAGAAGGCTGCTGCCGACTCCGACGGCACCGAAGAGAAGGCCGCTCCTCGCCGCAACCGGACCCGTCGCCGTACCCGGGCGGGCAGCGAGTCAGCTGACGCAACTCAGACCACAGCAGCTCAGACCACAGCAGCTCAGACCACAGCAGCTCAGACCACAGCAGCACCTACTGCGGATGCTGCTGCACCTGCCGACGATGCTGCCGCGTCAGCCGACTCCGACGCCGCATCCAAGCCGCGCCGCCGCCGTCGTCGTCGCCCGGCGCAAGCCGTTGCGGCAGCCGCAGCAGAGTAA